A single window of Triplophysa rosa linkage group LG20, Trosa_1v2, whole genome shotgun sequence DNA harbors:
- the LOC130571661 gene encoding chloride channel protein ClC-Kb-like, producing the protein MEGTSSGVPEVRAILLGMDMPDYLSLSNLFAKVVGLTCTLASGSTVFLGKVGPFVHLSTMVGAFMNRLHVSCRGGKQNISKGEMLVVASAVGVASCFGAPISGVLFSIEVMGSHYSVRDYCPCFFAAACGAITFRLLSVCSRDQETIQALFKTSYPAELPFQPFEIFLFALVGLICGFICCFYLYCHRWALRFVKTNKPISRLLATEKAIYSAIVAFLLACFTFYHSAGRFIAAELTMKQLLSSLLDATSWYNISQNSTGLPEPQNTFWQAWNPPDGSYFKTLGMFILTKVGLLVVACTLPLPAGYFMPVFIYGAAVGRFVGEVSAYVFSAKLQLNPGGYALAGAAAYSGAVTQTLSPALLAIEMTGQCTHAVPALVATLISNAVARAKHRPSFYDGISLIKKLPHLPSFIRACPKLASVQIKQFEIPTGVVLERAEGLTSVQKILNVNTETEFPVVDSHDSLTLLGTVNRSLLRDFLYEHKDEGLCKQLEEACAIQPVRLQLTPETTVQQAHCIMNMTGERCLFVTENGRLCGVLTRNEMKKIIEEMAKEV; encoded by the exons ATGGAAGGCACAA GTTCTGGTGTTCCTGAGGTGAGAGCTATTCTCTTAGGGATGGACATGCCAGATTACCTGTCCCTTTCCAATTTGTTTGCTAAAGTGGTTGGATTGACCTGCACGCTCGCCTCAGGCAGCACTGTGTTTCTCGGCAAAGTG GGTCCCTTTGTCCACTTATCCACTATGGTGGGTGCGTTCATGAATCGCCTGCATGTTTCCTGTCGTGGCGGAAAGCAG AACATATCGAAAGGAGAAATGCTGGTTGTGGCATCAGCAGTGGGCGTGGCAAGCTGTTTTGGGGCTCCAATCAGTG GGGTTTTGTTCAGTATAGAGGTGATGGGGTCTCATTATTCGGTCAGAGATTACTGTCCCTGCTTCTTTGCAGCCGCTTGTGGAGCAATAACCTTCAGATTGCTTTCTGTTTGTAGCAGAGATCAAG AAACCATCCAGGCCCTGTTTAAAACCAGCTACCCTGCTGAGTTGCCTTTCCAGCCGTTTGAAATATTTctctttgctttagttgg GCTGATCTGTGGTTTTATCTGCTGTTTTTACTTATACTGTCATCGCTGGGCTCTGCGGTTTGTCAAGACAAACAAACCCATCAGCAGACTTTTGGCAACAGA AAAGGCTATTTATTCAGCCATCGTGGCATTTCTTCTCGCCTGCTTTACGTTTTATCACTCGGCAGGACGTTTCATAGCTGCTGAG CTCACAATGAAGCAGCTGCTTTCTTCCCTGTTAGATGCCACATCATGGTACAACATTTCCCAGAATTCCACAGGGCTGCCTGAGCCCCAGAACACATTCTGGCAGGCATGGAACCCACCGGATGGAAGTTACTTCAAAACACTGGGAATGTTTATTCTTACTAAG GTTGGGCTGTTGGTTGTGGCGTGTACCTTGCCTTTACCTGCTGGCTACTTCATGCCAGTGTTTATTTATG GTGCTGCTGTTGGGCGTTTTGTGGGTGAGGTGTCTGCCTATGTTTTCTCAGCAAAGCTTCAGTTAAACCCGGGGGGCTACGCTTTAGCAG GAGCAGCAGCTTACTCTGGGGCTGTAACACAAACGCTCTCTCCTGCCTTATTGGCTATAGAGATGACCGGCCAGTGTACTCATGCGGTCCCTGCCTTGGTTGCTACGTTGATATCCAACGCGGTGGCTCGAGCAAAGCATCGCCCATCTTTCTACGATGGCATATCCCTTATTAAAAAGCTCCCACATTTGCCATCTTTCATCCGGGCTTGTCCAAA GTTGGCCTCAGTTCAGATCAAGCAGTTTGAGATCCCAACAGGTGTAGTGCTGGAGAGAGCTGAGGGACTGACAAGTGTGCAGAAAATCTTAAATGTTAACACGGAGACCGAATTCCCTGTTGTGGACTCTCATG ACTCTCTCACTCTCCTGGGCACAGTCAACAGATCACTGCTGCGAGACTTTCTGTATGAGCATAAAGATGAG GGGTTGTGTAAACAGTTAGAAGAAGCATGTGCTATTCAACCTGTCAGACTACAACTGACTCCAGAAACCACAGTACAGCAG GCCCATTGTATCATGAACATGACGGGCGAGAGGTGTTTGTTTGTAACGGAGAATGGGCGGCTGTGTGGTGTCCTCACACGGAATGAG ATGAAGAAAATAATCGAAGAGATGGCAAAGGAGGTCTAA